From Verrucomicrobia bacterium S94, the proteins below share one genomic window:
- a CDS encoding divergent PAP2 family protein, translating into MLHPSFWAALLGWLVAQTAKMTACLIESRRLDFSYMVSTGGMPSAHSAMAASLATSLGLCEGFDSAVFALAAAFAVVVMFDAQSVRKAAGEQAKVLNQIVDELLHEHHLSESKLKELLGHTRLEVLIGCIVGIFTAMAAFRFIHP; encoded by the coding sequence ATGCTACATCCAAGTTTCTGGGCCGCTCTGCTGGGCTGGCTGGTTGCCCAAACAGCAAAAATGACCGCGTGCCTGATTGAATCGAGACGGTTGGATTTCAGCTATATGGTCAGTACCGGCGGCATGCCGAGTGCCCATTCGGCTATGGCGGCATCGTTGGCGACATCGCTCGGTTTATGTGAAGGGTTCGATTCGGCCGTCTTTGCATTGGCGGCAGCATTTGCTGTGGTGGTGATGTTCGATGCTCAGAGTGTGCGCAAGGCGGCAGGGGAACAGGCTAAAGTTCTGAACCAGATTGTCGATGAACTGCTGCATGAGCACCATCTTTCCGAAAGTAAACTTAAAGAGTTGCTGGGGCATACCCGGTTGGAAGTGCTCATAGGATGCATTGTCGGTATTTTTACCGCTATGGCGGCTTTCCGCTTTATTCATCCTTAG
- a CDS encoding 4Fe-4S dicluster domain-containing protein, with the protein MAHVISSECISCGACESTCPVEAISQGDDQFVIDVNTCTDCGACMDSCPVDAISAG; encoded by the coding sequence ATGGCTCATGTAATTTCCAGCGAATGCATATCCTGCGGGGCATGCGAATCCACCTGCCCGGTTGAGGCCATCAGCCAGGGCGACGACCAGTTTGTTATTGATGTAAACACCTGCACGGATTGCGGAGCCTGTATGGACTCCTGCCCGGTCGATGCCATTTCCGCAGGCTGA
- a CDS encoding transcriptional repressor codes for MSFDEQQLPEEVRQSVEEAWPLFVEFLKKKDARVTQARKIVLTQVFSRHDHFCADDLAAELSSGMNHVSRGTVYRTLALMEEAGLVRVIRDTDVHAHYEHTFNHPHHEHMICDKCGQFIEFADDEIMVLIEKACKEYEFEERNHRIVIFGTCKECRAKEG; via the coding sequence ATGAGTTTTGATGAGCAACAGCTTCCAGAGGAAGTCAGGCAGTCGGTTGAGGAAGCGTGGCCGCTTTTTGTGGAGTTTCTGAAAAAGAAAGATGCTCGGGTGACCCAGGCCCGGAAAATTGTGCTGACTCAGGTTTTTTCGCGGCATGACCATTTCTGTGCTGATGATCTGGCGGCGGAGCTTTCGAGCGGTATGAATCATGTCAGCCGTGGCACGGTGTATCGTACGCTTGCGTTAATGGAGGAGGCCGGACTGGTCCGGGTGATCCGGGATACGGATGTGCATGCCCATTATGAGCATACGTTCAACCATCCGCATCATGAGCATATGATCTGCGATAAATGCGGGCAGTTTATCGAATTTGCCGATGATGAAATCATGGTCCTTATAGAAAAAGCGTGTAAGGAGTATGAATTTGAAGAACGAAATCACCGGATTGTGATTTTCGGCACCTGTAAGGAGTGCAGAGCAAAAGAGGGCTGA
- a CDS encoding tetratricopeptide repeat protein: MSKKKQSNGNAGPSRKYDYIGVESDFYSSASPSEQPLYQERHETSMRHVRKTGRHQAVQGHRKENIDPREKMALLAILKAMILLVLLIIFFFVLWKGTGIYEESLLLKHQEQHETSPVMEEMTLAENVGIENQDSRKQFAERVEMWKEASRLVRSADPLVQRNNYDLAIERCQQALKINPVHMGALEHLGELYFEKGMYIEAANSYIRLLSMDPSRSELKVRLIRVLDARGDADAVVFLARWFLEENEYDEEVGRSLANALFMNEQFEDAIAAYERVLNSTPSDTASLEKTTDAYMYLERYEEALETLELLRVQNYRNQAYYQKMAVCHAQLGHAYETVQTLGKAAHLFGQSVVIGWVQDPRLDPVREDRQFQVFADRVGGEEFRKWLEKVARSMEADKNPTVAPQLSLPKQDGLKAEILTSPQQ, translated from the coding sequence ATGAGTAAAAAAAAGCAATCGAACGGGAATGCCGGCCCATCGCGTAAATACGACTATATCGGAGTTGAATCTGATTTCTATTCATCGGCGTCGCCCTCTGAACAGCCTCTGTATCAGGAGCGGCATGAAACATCAATGAGGCATGTCCGGAAGACCGGTCGGCATCAGGCGGTGCAGGGGCACCGCAAGGAGAATATCGATCCTCGGGAAAAAATGGCACTGCTTGCTATTCTGAAAGCCATGATCCTGCTGGTACTGCTTATCATCTTTTTCTTTGTGCTCTGGAAGGGAACCGGTATTTACGAAGAAAGTCTTCTTCTGAAGCATCAGGAGCAGCATGAAACCTCTCCTGTGATGGAGGAAATGACGCTTGCTGAAAATGTCGGAATTGAGAATCAGGACAGTCGGAAACAGTTTGCCGAGCGGGTTGAGATGTGGAAAGAAGCATCAAGACTGGTGCGCTCGGCTGATCCCCTGGTGCAGCGGAATAACTATGATCTTGCAATTGAGCGCTGCCAGCAGGCGTTGAAAATAAACCCCGTACATATGGGGGCTCTGGAACATCTGGGCGAACTGTATTTTGAGAAGGGCATGTACATCGAAGCTGCCAATTCCTATATCCGGCTGCTCAGTATGGATCCATCGCGTTCAGAGTTGAAAGTGAGGCTGATCCGGGTGCTGGATGCACGTGGAGATGCCGATGCCGTCGTTTTTCTGGCCCGATGGTTTCTTGAAGAAAATGAATACGATGAGGAAGTGGGTCGAAGTCTTGCAAATGCACTCTTTATGAATGAACAGTTCGAAGATGCCATTGCCGCTTATGAGCGTGTGCTGAATTCGACTCCGTCCGACACCGCCTCGCTGGAAAAAACGACCGATGCTTATATGTATCTGGAGCGGTATGAAGAAGCGTTGGAAACGCTGGAGTTGCTGCGGGTGCAGAATTACCGGAATCAGGCGTATTATCAGAAAATGGCCGTGTGCCATGCGCAACTGGGCCATGCCTATGAAACGGTTCAGACTTTGGGGAAAGCCGCTCATCTTTTTGGGCAGTCCGTGGTTATCGGCTGGGTACAGGATCCGCGTCTCGATCCCGTTCGCGAGGATCGTCAGTTCCAGGTATTTGCGGACAGGGTTGGTGGAGAGGAATTCCGTAAATGGCTCGAAAAAGTGGCTCGGAGTATGGAAGCTGATAAGAATCCGACCGTTGCTCCGCAGTTGTCGCTGCCGAAACAGGATGGTCTGAAGGCCGAAATCCTGACGTCGCCGCAGCAGTAA